From the Apus apus isolate bApuApu2 chromosome 4, bApuApu2.pri.cur, whole genome shotgun sequence genome, one window contains:
- the TSPAN14 gene encoding tetraspanin-14, which translates to MHYYRYSNAEVSCWYKYLLFSYNIVFWLAGVAFLAAGLWAWSEKGVLSDLTKVTGLHGLDPVVLVLMVGIVMFTLGFAGCVGALRENICLLKFFCGAIVFIFLLELAVAVLAFLFQDWVRDRVKEFFENNIKSYRDDIDLQNLIDSLQKINHCCGAQGPDDWDFNIYFNCSSESKSREKCGVPFSCCIPDPAQKVVNTQCGYDIRKKSKNEWDDQIFVKGCILALEAWLPRNIYMVAGVFIAISLLQIFGIFLARTLISDIEAVKAGNAF; encoded by the exons ATGCACTATTACCGATATTCTAATGCAGAAGTCAGCTGTTGGTACAAATACCTCCTCTTCAGCTACAACATTGTCTTCTGG ctAGCTGGGGTGGCCTTTCTTGCAGCTGGTCTGTGGGCATGGAGTGAAAAG GGTGTATTGTCTGATCTGACAAAGGTGACTGGTCTTCATGGTCTGGATCCAGTGGTGCTTGTCTTAATGGTGGGAATAGTGATGTTTACTTTGGGATTTGCAGGTTGTGTAGGAGCACTAAGAGAAAACATCTGCCTTCTGAAATTT ttctgtggAGCCATTGTGTTTATAtttctgctggagctggcagtggCAGTTCTGGCTTTCCTTTTCCAGGACTGGGTGAGGGACAGGGTCAAGGAATTCTTTGAGAATAATATTAAATCCTACCGAGACGATATTGACCTCCAGAACCTCATTGATTCTCTGCAAAAAATT AACCATTGCTGTGGTGCCCAAGGTCCAGATGACTGGGACTTTAACATATACTTCAACTGCAGCAGTGAAAGCAAAAGTCGTGAGAAGTGTGGCGttcctttttcctgttgtaTCCCTGATCCTGCT cAAAAGGTTGTGAATACACAGTGTGGCTATGATATCAGAAAGAAG AGCAAGAATGAATGGGACGATCAGATTTTTGTCAAAGGATGTATTCTTGCTCTTGAAGCTTGGTTACCCAGAAATATCTACATGGTTGCAGGTGTCTTCATAGCTATCTCGCTGCTCCAG atttttGGGATTTTCCTAGCCAGGACATTGATCTCTGATATTGAAGCTGTAAAGGCAGGTAATGCCTTCTGA